GGCACCTTTGTGCTCGAGCCTCGCGGCGAGGTCGACGTCAAGGGCAAGGGCGTGATGACGACGTGGTACCTGGTCGGGCGCCGAGCAGCGCCGGACGGCCGGGCGCTCGATGCGCTCAGTCGGAAACCTCAGTCGGTTTGAGCCGTTCGGCCAGTGCGGCCAGTCGCCACAACGTCTCCCGGTTGCGGGGGTAGACCGCCAGATCCGAGATCTTGTTCGGCATCACCGCGGCGGGACCGCTGACCGGATACTCGGTCATCTGCACCCGACAGCCGTCCGGAATGTCGCTCAGCCGCAGCACGATTCGTGCGCCGCCGAACGGGCGGCCCTTGGCGTGCAGCACCAGTTCTTCGAGCGGGACGCTCTTCTCGACCACGGTCACGTCGTTCAGCAACAGCGGCCAGACGCCCACCGAGTGGCAGATGGTGGAGCCCGGAGCCGGCCAGTTCGGGTCGACGGCGCGCATGCGGCTGTTGCCCACGACCCACTGCGAGTAGGTCCACCCGTCGGCCATGACGTCCCAGACCTGTTGCCGGGAGGCATGGATATCTCGCGTCACAGTCACGACGGATGGATACCCGCGAACGGCCGAACTAGACCTTGCGATTCTCCGACTTGATCAGCCAGGCCAGCTTCTCGAGCCCGTCGATCAACTGGTGCAGGATGTCGGCGGTGCTGGGATCCTCGGCGTCGACGGTGTCGTGCACGGCGCGGATCGTGTCCACCGCGGCGTACACCCGGCCGGTGATCAGGTCGACGGTCTCTTCGGTGCTCACCTCGAAGGCAGGGAACTGCGGGAGCGTGGTGGACGCCGCGACGGTGTCGGACCGGCCGTCGGGCACCGCGTCCAGTGCGCGCATGCGCTCGGCGACGGTGTCGCTGGACTCGCGGGCGAAATCGACCAGCTCGTCGAGCTGCAGGTGCAGGTCGCGGAAGTTGGTCCCGACGACGTTCCAGTGCGCCTGCTTGCCCTGCAGGTGCAGTTCGATCAGGTCGACCAGGACTCGCTGCAGGCTGGCTGCCAGTTCCGGCGACGCGTGGAATCCCTGAACTTCGGCTTCACTTCGACGTGTTGTGTTCATGTCTTCTTCAACGCCTCCTTATTTGGACTCAGTCCAATCTAGCACGTGCCGTTGCTCACAGTCGAATCCTGTTTTCCCAGCAAGCGGGCGTAACCGGCGCCCATCCCCAGCAGGATCAACCCCACGACGATGAAAACCCCGACCCGGAAGATCCCGTCGAGCGTGCCGAGATCGAACAGGAACAACTTCGCCATCGCCGCGGCCACCACGGCCAGCCCGGCGCCGATCGGTACCGACCGGTCGGCCCGCGGGCGGCGCGCCGCGTACGCGAACAGCGCGGCCGCCACCGCGATCCAGAAGATCGTCGCCGCCATGTGCCCGGCGAAGAAACCGCCGTCGGTCCCGCCGATCAGCACCCCGGCGGTCACCGCGAACATGGTGACCGCATATCCGGTCACGGCCGCCAGCCCCGTCCACACCACGGACTCGCGGCGCGGCAGCGACCAGCCGAGCGTGACCGCGCACGCGATCACCAAGACGCTGGTGACCAACGTCGAAAGGCTATGTGCAGCCGTCGGTTCCGCCGGATAGATAATCAGCGAGGGCGGTGAGTAGGACAGGTAGTGCACGCCACCGACAGCCGCCAGTCCGAACGCGCACACCCGGGCGACCGCGGAGCCGCGGCCGATCGCGGCCACCACGACCGCCATCACCAGCAGCACCGGACCCGCGATGCGCCCATCGAATGCCACCAGCACACCGATCAGCGCCGACAACGTCGCGAGCACGGCCCAGATTCGCCGCACGTCACGGTCGACGCCCGGCAACTGCTCCCCCGCCAGCACGACGGTGAGCAGGGCCGCCGCCAGCGCCGCCGCCATCAGCGCTGCCGCTGCCCGGTCGACGGCCAACCCGACGCACAGCACAGGCAGCACGCCGACCGCGGTCAGCACCGCCATCGCGGGCTTGTTCGCGGTCCGGGGCAGCAGGATCAGCGCAGCGGCGAGAGCCAGCAGTGCGGCGATACCGCAGGCACCGGCCAGCCAGGCATCGTGCCCGTCGTCGAAGTACACCCCGGCCAGCGCGACGAGCAGCGGAAGCGACGCCGCCGCGATCCGGGCGCCGTGCAGCCAGAGCCAGTCGCGGCCCAGCTGCACCGGCAGCGACGCCGCCGCCAGCGCGAGCATGAACGCGACCAGCAGCAGCGTCACACCGCCGACCACGACGGGCGCCAGCACCAGCAGCGGCACCAGGACTAGCAGGCCGAGGTGCTCGGAGTCCCACCGCCGCGCCAGCGTCAGGCCGCCGCCGCCGATCACCGCGGCAAGGACGAGCCCGGCCGGCGCGCTGACCCACTCGTAGATGGTCGTGACCGCGACAACGTCGATGTAGGCGGCCGCGATACCGGTGGCCGCCAACGCAATTGCCCCGGTGCGGCCACCCGGACGCGCGTAGAGCCAGCGGGCGGCCGCGACCAGCACACCCGCGAGCATCGCACCGGCCGCGACCCGCACCTCCGGACGCAGGATCCCGGCCTGCGCCGCGAGCACCAGCAGCAGCGCGACGCCGATCAGCGTGACCGCCACGCCCGCGACGGCGAGCAGCTTGCCGATCCAACCCTCGTCGCGAGACGCCCTGGGTGCGGGGGCCGGCGCCTGCGGCACGGGTGGCGGCGGCTGCACCGGCAGGACGGGCGGGGGCGCCGCGAGCGTGCGGTTGAGTTCGGTCAGGTCGGCGGACACCCGTGCGAGGTACGCGGACAGCGCGGCCACGTCGGCGGACATCCGCGCGATGAGGGCTTGCGGCGGTTCGGTCATGAGAACATCGTCGCCGCGTGACCGGCTCAGCGGATGAGTAGGACTACTCGTCCAGGCCGTGCTCGATCGCGTAACGGGCCAGCTCGACCCGGTTGGCGACCTGCAACTTGCGGAACGTGGCCTGCACGTGGTTCTCGACGGTGCGGTGGCTCAGCGACAGGCGCGCCGCGATCTGCTTGGCCGTCAGCCCCTTGGCCACATGCCGCAGGATCTCCGTCTCCCGCTCGGTCAGGCTCGGGGTCTCCGGACCCGGGTCTTTGGCGATGCGCCGGTACTCGCCGAGCACCAGACCCGCCAGCCCGGGCGTGAACACCGCGCGGCCGTCGGCGGTCGCGCGCACCGCGTCGCCGAGTTCCTGCTTGGAGGCGCTCTTGACGAGATAGCCGGTGGCGCCGGCCTTGACGGCCTGCAGCACGTCGTCTCGTTCATCGGATGCCGACAGCACCAGTATTCGCGACGACGGTGACACTGCCAGCACCTCGGCGGTCGCTTGCGCACCGTCGCCGTCGGCGAGGCGCATGTCCATCAGCACCACATCGGGGCGTACTGCCGCTGCGCGACGGCGGGCGGCGCCGACGCCGTCGGCGGTGGCCACCACGGTGAAGCCGTCCTCCTCGAGGTCGCGAGCCACCGCGTCGCGCCAGATGGGATGGTCGTCGACCACCATCACCGTCGGGGTACCGTCAGTTCCCATTCCGTCCCGCTCTCCGCGCCGGTGGTCAACGTGGCGCTGCCGCCGAGCCAGTTCATCCGTCCCACAATCGATTTCGCGACGCCCACCCGGCCCTCCCGCAGCGCCTCGTCGAGCCGGCCGTCGGCGATGCCCACCCCGTCGTCGCGGATGCTGACGGTCACCGTGTCACCGAGGTCCTCGACCAGCACGTAGGCATGCGCCTCCGGGCCGGCGTGCGCAGCCACATTGTCCAGCGCGTTGGCCGCCGCCGCCGCGAGTTCCGCCGCGACGCCGGCCTCGAGCAGGACCGGCTCGGCGGGCAGGCTCACCGAGACGCGGTCGGACGCGCGCTTGCGCAGCAGAGCGCCGACGTCGGTCAGCGCACCGCCACCCGGATCGGCCTGCGCCGAGCTGACCAGCCGCCGCAGCGCCCGCTCCTGCTCACCGGCGAGCTCGGCGAGTTCGGCTGTCGGACCGCCGATCTCGCGGCCGCGTCGGGACACCAGGGCGAGCACCTGGATCGCCCCGTCGTGCACCTCCCTGGACAACCGCTCGCGCTCCTGGTGCGCCGCCGCCAACCGCGCCGCCTGCTCGAGTTCGGCATGCGCGCGCCGGGCGGTCTGCGCGGCCATCCCGACCGCGAGTCCGACGGCGAGTTCGATGACGATCGTCGCGTTGCGGCCGAGGTCGTAGTTGATGAAACCCTTCACCACCGTGCTGGCGGCCATCACCGCCACTCCGCTCAACATGCCCGCGATCGGCCCGGAGACGATCGCCGCGGAGATCGTCGCGTTGGTGGCCCACAGCGTCGTCGGCCACGACTGGTTGTCGAATGCCCACTGCGCCGAGGCGATCACCTCGGTCGACAGGATGAGCGCGACGACGACGGCGATCTCGGCCACCACCCACGACCACCGCCTGCCGAACCCCTGCAGGTAGGCCACCGCGCACAGCGCACTCCACAGCAGCAGCACACCGAACAACAGCCACGCCAGGCCCGGCCGCTCGAGGTCGGCGTTGACCGACAACTGGAAGCCGAGGGCGTAGAGGCAGCTGAGCAACCGGAACACCTGCGCCGCACGCCACAGCGGCGTGGCCGGGTCCGGTGCACCAGTCGGCATCGGGCTACAGCACCTTGGACAAAAACGCTTTCGTGCGTTCGTGTTTCGGGTTGCCGAGCACCTCGCGGGGCGGGCCGCTCTCCACCACGACGCCACCGTCCATGAACACCAGATGATTGGCGACCTCGCGGGCGAACCCCATCTCGTGCGTCACCACGACCATCGTCATGCCCTCGGCGGCAAGCTTTTTCATCACTTCGAGCACCTCGCCGACGAGTTCGGGGTCGAGCGCGGAGGTGGGCTCGTCGAACAGCATAAGCTTCGGGTTCATCGCCAGCGCACGCGCGATCGCCACCCGCTGTTGCTGCCCGCCGGACAACTGGGCGGGATAGGCGTCGGCCTTGGCCGACAGGCCCACCTGGTCGAGCAGGTCGCGGGCCCGCGCAACCGCGGCGTCCTTCTTGACCCGCTTGACGTGGATCGGCGCCTCGATGACGTTCTCCAGCGCGGTGCGGTGCGGGAACAGGTTGAAGTGCTGGAACACCATGCCGATGTCGCGGCGCTGCTTGGCGGCCTCGCGCGGCGACATCTCGTGCAGCTTGTTGCCCCGCTCGTGGTAGCCGATGAGTTGGCCGTCGACGTACAACCGGCCTGCGTTCACCTGCTCCAGGTGGTTGATGCAGCGCAGAAACGTGGACTTGCCCGAACCGGACGGGCCCACCATGCACAGCACCTCGCCGCGGCCGATCTCCAGCGTGATGCCCTTGAGCACGTCGAGGGCGCCGAAGCTCTTGCAGACCTGTTCTGCTTTGACCATCGGTGTCACGGGTGCGCCTCTCCCACCGTCTGCGCCTTGGCGAGCGCCTCGAGTTGCTTGGTCGTCAGCTTGCGCGACGCGCCCCGCGAGTAGTATCGCTCGAGGTAGTACTGGCCCACCATCAGCACACTGGTGATGACCAGATACCACGTCGCGGCCACCAGCAGCAGCGGGACGGGTTCGAATGTGCGGGCGGCGATCTCGCGCGAGGTGATGCCGTACAGGTCCAACGTGAACGGAACCGCGGTCACCAGCGACGTGGTTTTCAGCATGCTGATGACCTCGTTGCCGGTCGGCGGGATGATCACCCGCATCGCCTGCGGAAGAACGGTGCGACGCATGGTCATTCCCCAGGACATGCCGAGCGCGGTGGACGCCTCGGCCTGTCCCTCGGGTACGGAACTGATTCCGGCACGGATGATCTCGGCCATGTACGCGGCCTCGTTGAGCGCCAGCCCGAGGATCGCCAGCAGGAACGGGATCGACAGCGCCTGCAGGTTCATCTCGAAGAACGCGGGCCCGAACGGCACACCCAGCCGGATGTTCTGGTAGATCGTCGGCAACAGCCCCCAGAACACCAGCTGCACGTACACCGGGGTGCCGCGGAAGATCCACAGATACACCCACGACACCGCTTTGAACACCGGGTTCGGCGACAGCCGCATCACCGCGAGCAGCACGCCGAGGGCGATCGCCAGCACCATCGAATAGATGGTCAGCTGCAGGGTGTTGACCACCCCGACGACCAGCACCCGCTCGTTGAACAGGTATTCCCAGTACGTCGACCATCGGTAGGCGTCGTTGGTCGCCGCGCCGTAGAGGAACAGCGCGAGCAGGAAGACGATGACGACCGCCGCCACCCACCGCCACGGGTGACGCAGTGGGACGGCGTCGATTGCGGCGGGGGCTGCGGGTGACGACGTGTCGACATCGGTCATCGGAAATCCTCTACGAGACAGCGCCGTTGATGACCGGCTTGTCGATCATCCCGTTCTCGACGCCCCAGTTGGCGGCGATCTCCTTGTACGTGCCCGACTCGATGAGGTGCTCGAGCGCCTTCTGTAGGGACTGCGCCAGCGCCGAACCCTTCTGCACCGGCCAGCCGTACGGCGCCGAGTCGAAGATCTCTCCGGCCGCTTCGAGCTTGCCGTTGCTCTGCTTGATCGCGTATGAGGTCACCGGCGAATCCGCCGACATGGCGTCGGCCTGACCCAGCACCACCGCGTTGGTGGCGGCGTCCTGGCCGTCGAACGGCACGATCTCGATCGCCGGCTTGCCCCCGTCGGTGCACGCCTTGCTCTTGGCGGGCAGTTCCTCGGTCTCCTGGGTGGTGGTCGCCTGCACCGCCACCTTCTTGCCGCAGGCGTTGTTCGGGTCGATCGGCGAACCCGGCCGCTGCGCCCACAGCGTGCCCGCGTTGAAGTAGGTGACGAAGTCGACCGACTCCTCGCGCTCCTTGGTGTCGGTGAACGACGACATCCCGACGTTGTAGGTACCGCCCTGGATGGACGGGATGATCTTGGCGAAGTCGGACTCGCGGTACTCCGGCGTCAGGCCCAGCGTGGCGCTGATCGCGTTCATCAGGTCGACGTCAAAGCCGACGATCTTGCCGCTCGGGTCCTTGAACTCGTTGGGCGGGTACGGGATGTTCACGCCGATGATCAGCTTGCCGGACGACTTGATGGCCTCGGGAACGGTATTGGCGATCTCGTCGACCTTCTCCGCCGAGGCGGCCGGAGGCGCACTGCTCGTCTCGCCGCCGCCCGAACCGCCGGTGTCGCTCGCGCAGCCGGCCATGGCGAGCGCACCGGTCGCAGCAAAGACCGCGGCGAAGCGCCAGAATTTCCCTCGACGGTTGTGACAGTCACCTAACACGTGTGCCTCTACTTTCTGCCTCGTGGAGCCGGTGCGAAGCACCGGTAACGGAACAGTAGTGGAGACCTAACGCGCTGGCTGAACTTCTGCGCTGCTACCCCACACCCCATACTTTGGGGCAGTACACGTAGACAGCACCTTCGACGAACGTCGAGGCTTCGGTCTGGGTCCAGCCGCCGGCGTGTTGCAGGTTGTAACCGGCCAGCCAATCCGGGTTTCCCTGCCGTACGGCGTCGACGCAGAACTCCTTGGCCATCCGGATCGCGGTGGTCTCGTTCTTGTACGGGACCCGCTTCTTGTCCAGGAAGTCGATGAAGGTCTGATTCTTGTCTTCCTGCGCATGCGCGGGAGCGACCGCCACCGCTGCGCCGCCCATCGTCAGCAGAACAGCTGCCACCGCGGCGCCTGCGCCGCGCCACAAAGCGGTCGATGCCGTCGATGACATTGTCACTCCTCGCCTGCCGGTGATTTGCCCGTTGCCGTGTACAGACTGTGCTCAGTCCGGGCTACGGAATTGTCATCGTACCGAACGATCAGAGCGTTACCGGTAATCGAGCGTCCCGCGGGCATTTCAAATATTTGCGCGCCAGTCGGGAAATTATTTGCGCTGCATTCGGCACGAATCGAATCGATACCGAAATGCGACGGCATGTCCATTCTGCTGTGCCAAACTTCGGCCATGGAAATCACCGCACCGCCCAGCCTGCTGCAACACCTCTGGAAGACCACGCTCGCCTCGGGAATCCTCGCGGTCGTTCTCGGCGCCCTGGTCTGGCTCTGGCCCGGAAAGACGATCGTCGTCGCGGCCATCTTCTTCGGCGCCTACCTGCTGGTCGCCGGCATCGCGCAGGTGATCTTCGCGTTCAGCCTGCACGTTTCCGCAGGCGGGCGCGTGCTGCTGTTCATCTCCGGCGCGGCGGCCCTGATCCTTGCCGTGCTGTGCTTCCGCAGTTTGCAGGAATCGATCCTGCTGTTGGCCATCTGGATCGGCATCGGCTTCATCTTCCGCGGCGTCGCGACCGCGGTGTCGGCGATCAGTGACCCGACCCTGCCCGGCCGCGCCTGGGAGATCTTCATCGGCGTGGTCAACCTGCTCGCCGGCGTGGTCATGCTCGCCGCGCCGTTCGAGTCGCTGGCCATCCTGACGGTGGTCGCCGGAATCGCGCTGGTCGTGCTCGGCCTGTTCGAGATCGTGTCCGCGTTCGCGATCCGCAAGGCTGCCAAGACCCCCGGTGAGCAGGCCGGACCGGCGCCCGAAACCGCCGACGAGACCCCGGTGAGCTAACCCACACTGATATCTACTACGCCCTGTCGTAGGCTGGTGCCACAGCCACGAAAGAGGGGCCGATGGACGCACTCGATGTGTCGCGGTGGCAATTCGGGATCACCACCGTCTACCACTTCATCTTCGTCCCGCTGACCATCGGCCTGGCGCCGCTGATCGCCGGTATGCAGACCGCGTGGCTGGT
The window above is part of the Mycolicibacterium rutilum genome. Proteins encoded here:
- a CDS encoding SRPBCC family protein, with the protein product MTVTRDIHASRQQVWDVMADGWTYSQWVVGNSRMRAVDPNWPAPGSTICHSVGVWPLLLNDVTVVEKSVPLEELVLHAKGRPFGGARIVLRLSDIPDGCRVQMTEYPVSGPAAVMPNKISDLAVYPRNRETLWRLAALAERLKPTEVSD
- a CDS encoding Dps family protein, producing the protein MNTTRRSEAEVQGFHASPELAASLQRVLVDLIELHLQGKQAHWNVVGTNFRDLHLQLDELVDFARESSDTVAERMRALDAVPDGRSDTVAASTTLPQFPAFEVSTEETVDLITGRVYAAVDTIRAVHDTVDAEDPSTADILHQLIDGLEKLAWLIKSENRKV
- a CDS encoding DUF2339 domain-containing protein, with the protein product MTEPPQALIARMSADVAALSAYLARVSADLTELNRTLAAPPPVLPVQPPPPVPQAPAPAPRASRDEGWIGKLLAVAGVAVTLIGVALLLVLAAQAGILRPEVRVAAGAMLAGVLVAAARWLYARPGGRTGAIALAATGIAAAYIDVVAVTTIYEWVSAPAGLVLAAVIGGGGLTLARRWDSEHLGLLVLVPLLVLAPVVVGGVTLLLVAFMLALAAASLPVQLGRDWLWLHGARIAAASLPLLVALAGVYFDDGHDAWLAGACGIAALLALAAALILLPRTANKPAMAVLTAVGVLPVLCVGLAVDRAAAALMAAALAAALLTVVLAGEQLPGVDRDVRRIWAVLATLSALIGVLVAFDGRIAGPVLLVMAVVVAAIGRGSAVARVCAFGLAAVGGVHYLSYSPPSLIIYPAEPTAAHSLSTLVTSVLVIACAVTLGWSLPRRESVVWTGLAAVTGYAVTMFAVTAGVLIGGTDGGFFAGHMAATIFWIAVAAALFAYAARRPRADRSVPIGAGLAVVAAAMAKLFLFDLGTLDGIFRVGVFIVVGLILLGMGAGYARLLGKQDSTVSNGTC
- a CDS encoding response regulator produces the protein MGTDGTPTVMVVDDHPIWRDAVARDLEEDGFTVVATADGVGAARRRAAAVRPDVVLMDMRLADGDGAQATAEVLAVSPSSRILVLSASDERDDVLQAVKAGATGYLVKSASKQELGDAVRATADGRAVFTPGLAGLVLGEYRRIAKDPGPETPSLTERETEILRHVAKGLTAKQIAARLSLSHRTVENHVQATFRKLQVANRVELARYAIEHGLDE
- the macS gene encoding MacS family sensor histidine kinase, yielding MPTGAPDPATPLWRAAQVFRLLSCLYALGFQLSVNADLERPGLAWLLFGVLLLWSALCAVAYLQGFGRRWSWVVAEIAVVVALILSTEVIASAQWAFDNQSWPTTLWATNATISAAIVSGPIAGMLSGVAVMAASTVVKGFINYDLGRNATIVIELAVGLAVGMAAQTARRAHAELEQAARLAAAHQERERLSREVHDGAIQVLALVSRRGREIGGPTAELAELAGEQERALRRLVSSAQADPGGGALTDVGALLRKRASDRVSVSLPAEPVLLEAGVAAELAAAAANALDNVAAHAGPEAHAYVLVEDLGDTVTVSIRDDGVGIADGRLDEALREGRVGVAKSIVGRMNWLGGSATLTTGAESGTEWELTVPRR
- a CDS encoding amino acid ABC transporter ATP-binding protein, which gives rise to MVKAEQVCKSFGALDVLKGITLEIGRGEVLCMVGPSGSGKSTFLRCINHLEQVNAGRLYVDGQLIGYHERGNKLHEMSPREAAKQRRDIGMVFQHFNLFPHRTALENVIEAPIHVKRVKKDAAVARARDLLDQVGLSAKADAYPAQLSGGQQQRVAIARALAMNPKLMLFDEPTSALDPELVGEVLEVMKKLAAEGMTMVVVTHEMGFAREVANHLVFMDGGVVVESGPPREVLGNPKHERTKAFLSKVL
- a CDS encoding amino acid ABC transporter permease, producing the protein MTDVDTSSPAAPAAIDAVPLRHPWRWVAAVVIVFLLALFLYGAATNDAYRWSTYWEYLFNERVLVVGVVNTLQLTIYSMVLAIALGVLLAVMRLSPNPVFKAVSWVYLWIFRGTPVYVQLVFWGLLPTIYQNIRLGVPFGPAFFEMNLQALSIPFLLAILGLALNEAAYMAEIIRAGISSVPEGQAEASTALGMSWGMTMRRTVLPQAMRVIIPPTGNEVISMLKTTSLVTAVPFTLDLYGITSREIAARTFEPVPLLLVAATWYLVITSVLMVGQYYLERYYSRGASRKLTTKQLEALAKAQTVGEAHP
- a CDS encoding ABC transporter substrate-binding protein, encoding MAGCASDTGGSGGGETSSAPPAASAEKVDEIANTVPEAIKSSGKLIIGVNIPYPPNEFKDPSGKIVGFDVDLMNAISATLGLTPEYRESDFAKIIPSIQGGTYNVGMSSFTDTKEREESVDFVTYFNAGTLWAQRPGSPIDPNNACGKKVAVQATTTQETEELPAKSKACTDGGKPAIEIVPFDGQDAATNAVVLGQADAMSADSPVTSYAIKQSNGKLEAAGEIFDSAPYGWPVQKGSALAQSLQKALEHLIESGTYKEIAANWGVENGMIDKPVINGAVS
- a CDS encoding DUF732 domain-containing protein, with the translated sequence MSSTASTALWRGAGAAVAAVLLTMGGAAVAVAPAHAQEDKNQTFIDFLDKKRVPYKNETTAIRMAKEFCVDAVRQGNPDWLAGYNLQHAGGWTQTEASTFVEGAVYVYCPKVWGVG
- a CDS encoding HdeD family acid-resistance protein gives rise to the protein MEITAPPSLLQHLWKTTLASGILAVVLGALVWLWPGKTIVVAAIFFGAYLLVAGIAQVIFAFSLHVSAGGRVLLFISGAAALILAVLCFRSLQESILLLAIWIGIGFIFRGVATAVSAISDPTLPGRAWEIFIGVVNLLAGVVMLAAPFESLAILTVVAGIALVVLGLFEIVSAFAIRKAAKTPGEQAGPAPETADETPVS